The sequence CCCCCATTTCCTTTTCTGCCTACGGCGAGATTGCCACGTTACAAAACACTCGCAAAGACGGAATGGGGGGATGTAAAAAACGAGATTTCGGATCAAGTCCGGAATGTAAAAGCGTGATAATTTTTTACCAACTAAAATAAGTATGTTTTAAGATTTTGAAGGGTGGATAAGGTTTATGGCTTCGGTTCGTGTTCTAAAATCTTTTAAAAAGATACCTCTCATTGCAGAGGTAATTATTTTGGTACCTGGTTTCTGAACACCTCTCATTATCATACACATATGTTCTGCTTCAATAACAACCATTGCTCCTTGCGGGGTAAGTACTTTCATCATAGTATCAGCTATCTGATTGGTAATTCTTTCTTGTAACTGCATTCTTTTTGAAAATGCCTCAACCAACCGAATTATTTTACTTAAACCAACAATTTTTTTGTTGTCAGGCAAATATGCTATATGAGCTTTCCCATAAAAGGGTAATAAATGATGTTCACACATAGAGAAGAAAGGTATATCTTTAACTAATACAAGTTCGTTAAAATCTTCCCTAAAAACTTTACCGAGAATTTTTTCAGGAGACTCTTGTAAACCTTTAAAAATTTCACTATACATCTTTGCAACACGTTTTGGTGTTTCTTTAATCCCTTTTCTCTCAGGGTTTTCACCAATTGCCTCAATTATCGTCTTTATTGCCGCCTCTATCTTCTGTTGGTCCATTGTTAGCTCCTTTGGGCGATATACCAAGTATTTCGTCTATTTCATCTGAATTAAGAGTCTCTTTTACTAAAAGAGTACTTGTTAGTAATTCAAGTTTTTCTCTATTATTTTTCAGTATATCTTCTGCTTTATTTTCAGCCTCTTTAAGAATCCTCTTTATTTCTCTATCTATCTCTCTGGATGTTTCTTCACTATAATTTTTCTGTTGAGAAAAATCTCTTCCGAGGAAAACGGTTTCAGAATGAGAATAACTAACAGGTCCAATATTTTCGCTCATTCCCCATTCGCAGACCATCTTTCGCGCTATTTCAGTAGCAACCCTAAGGTCATTTTCTGCGCCTGTAAATATTTTCCCAAATATAAGTTTTTCTGCACTTCGTCCTGACAGTAAAGTAGAGAGAGTATTTTTATAAAATGTGTCACTTTCAATAAACTGGTCTTTGTCTGGGAATACGTGAGTGATTCCAAGTGCTTGACCTCTTGGGATAATGGTAACCTTATGTACTGGATGCACATCAGGTAAGGATTTTTGGACTAATGTATGCCCTGCCTCGTGGTAAGCAATAATCTTCTTTTCCTCTTCACTTATAACCAGACTTTTTCTTTCCACGCCCATCATTACTTTGTCTTTAGCTTCCTCAAAATCTTCCATTCCAATAGAATTTTTACCTTTTCTGGCTGCTAGTAGCGCAGACTCGTTTACCATATTTTCTAAGTTTGCGCCAGACATTCCAGATGTAGTACGAGCAAGAATTTCGGTATCAACAGTTTCATCGAGAGGTTTGTTTC is a genomic window of bacterium containing:
- the folE gene encoding GTP cyclohydrolase I FolE, whose product is MDQQKIEAAIKTIIEAIGENPERKGIKETPKRVAKMYSEIFKGLQESPEKILGKVFREDFNELVLVKDIPFFSMCEHHLLPFYGKAHIAYLPDNKKIVGLSKIIRLVEAFSKRMQLQERITNQIADTMMKVLTPQGAMVVIEAEHMCMIMRGVQKPGTKIITSAMRGIFLKDFRTRTEAINLIHPSKS